In one Castor canadensis chromosome 15, mCasCan1.hap1v2, whole genome shotgun sequence genomic region, the following are encoded:
- the Znf23 gene encoding zinc finger protein 23 isoform X5, which yields MLENYGNVTSLAGYPLLKPAVISQLEGGDELGVSLQLAVGNGSGPQGLWNVDMDIQTGNNLTKEMCEEKDSTSFELQRDFSKEADFSETSMLEQQQEVYSAGCMKNENSIATGKTVKDEIRPMEECFVSQSQNLFQYHTISTEEQHLHCTQLEKALCFDTKIIKHEIIDTGEGPLKCEELVETFRCDSQLNQHLESYSREKPYRCMECGKAFSVNAKLIWHQRLHSGEKPFKCVECGKCFSYSSHYITHQTIHSGEKPYQCNVCGKAFSVNGSLSRHQRIHTGEKPYQCQECGNGFSCSSAYITHQRVHTGEKPYQCNDCGKAFNVNAKLIQHQRIHTGEKPYECSECGKGFRCSSQLRQHQSIHTGEKPYQCSECGKAFNNNAKLIQHRRIHTGEKPYECNECGKAFSVKGKLIQHQRIHTGEKPYVCNECGKAFRCNSQLRQHLRIHTGEKPYECNECGKAFNVNAKLMQHRRIHTGEKPFECKECGKCFTSKRNLLDHHRIHSGEKPYQCKECGKAFSINAKLTRHQRIHTGEKPFKCMECEKAFSCSSDYIVHQRIHTGEKPFQCKECGKAFHVNAHLIRHQRSHTGEKPFRCVECGKGFSFSSDCIIHQTVHTWKKHYVCNMCGKAFRFSFQLSQHQSVHSEGKC from the coding sequence taGATATGGATATCCAAACTGGCAATAATTTGACAAAGGAAATGTGTGAAGAAAAAGATAGTACATCATTTGAACTTCAGAGGGACTTTTCTAAGGAAGCAGACTTTTCAGAAACCTCTATGCTAGAGCAACAACAGGAAGTGTACTCAGCAGGATGTATGAAGAACGAAAACAGCATTGCCACTGGTAAGACAGTGAAAGATGAGATAAGACCCATGGAGGAGTGTTTTGTTAGTCAGAGTCAAAACTTGTTTCAGTATCATACTATCTCCACTGAAGAGCAACACCTTCATTGTACACAACTGGAAAAAGCCTTGTGCTTTGACACCAAGATTATTAAACATGAAATAATTGACACTGGGGAAGGTCCTCTGAAATGTGAAGAATTAGTGGAAACCTTTAGATGTGACTCTCAGCTTAATCAGCATCTAGAAAGCTACTCTAGGGAGAAACCCTATCGATGTATGGAGTGTGGCAAAGCCTTCAGTGTTAATGCAAAATTAATTTGGCATCAAAGACTTCATAGTGGAGAGAAACCCTTCAAATGTGTCGAGTGTGGCAAGTGTTTCAGCTACAGTTCCCACTATATCACACATCAGACAATCCACagtggggagaagccctatcagtgtaatgtgtgtgggaaagccttcagcgTTAATGGGAGTCTGAGTAGGCACCAGAGGATCCATACAggagagaagccctatcagtGCCAGGAGTGCGGAAATGGCTTCAGCTGTAGTTCTGCATACATTACACATCAGAGGGTCCACACTGGGGAGAAACCTTACCAGTGTAATGACTGTGGAAAAGCTTTCAATGTTAATGCAAAATTAATTCAGCATCAGAGAATCCATACTGGAGAAAAACCATATGAGTGCAGTGAGTGTGGGAAAGGCTTCAGGTGCAGCTCCCAGCTTAGGCAGCATCAGAGTATCcatactggagagaagccctatcagtgtagtgagtgtggaaaagccttcaatAATAATGCAAAACTCATTCAGCATCGAAGAATCCACACAGGTGAGAAACCCTATGAGTGCaatgaatgtggaaaagcctttagtGTCAAAGGGAAGTTAATCCAGCACCAGAGAATCCACACAGGGGAGAAACCTTATGTGTGTAatgagtgtgggaaagcctttaggTGTAACTCCCAGCTTCGGCAGCATCTGAGAatccacactggggagaagccctatgagTGTAACgagtgtgggaaggccttcaATGTTAATGCAAAATTAATGCAGCATCGGAGAATTCACACAGGGGAGAAGCCCTTTGAATGTAAGGAGTGTGGCAAATGTTTTACTTCTAAAAGAAACTTACTTGATCATCACCGAATCCATTCTGGAGAAAAGCCTTACcaatgtaaggaatgtgggaaagccttcagcaTCAATGCTAAGTTAACTAGGCATCAGCGAATCCATACTGGGGAAAAGCCTTTCAAGTGTATGGAATGTGAGAAAGCATTCAGCTGTAGTTCTGACTATATTGTGCACCAGAGAatccatactggagagaaaccctttcaatgtaaggagtgtgggaaagccttccaTGTGAATGCCCACTTAATTCGGCATCAGAGAAGCCACACTGGGGAGAAACCTTTCCGATGTGTGGAGTGTGGCAAAGGCTTCAGTTTTAGTTCTGACTGTATTATACACCAGACTGTCCACACTTGGAAGAAACACTATGTGTGTAATATGTGTGGAAAAGCATTCAGGTTTAGCTTCCAACTTAGTCAGCATCAGAGTGTCCATAGTGAAGGAAAATGCTAA
- the Znf23 gene encoding zinc finger protein 23 isoform X6, giving the protein MLENYGNVTSLGYPLLKPAVISQLEGGDELGVSLQLAVGNGSGPQGLWNVDMDIQTGNNLTKEMCEEKDSTSFELQRDFSKEADFSETSMLEQQQEVYSAGCMKNENSIATGKTVKDEIRPMEECFVSQSQNLFQYHTISTEEQHLHCTQLEKALCFDTKIIKHEIIDTGEGPLKCEELVETFRCDSQLNQHLESYSREKPYRCMECGKAFSVNAKLIWHQRLHSGEKPFKCVECGKCFSYSSHYITHQTIHSGEKPYQCNVCGKAFSVNGSLSRHQRIHTGEKPYQCQECGNGFSCSSAYITHQRVHTGEKPYQCNDCGKAFNVNAKLIQHQRIHTGEKPYECSECGKGFRCSSQLRQHQSIHTGEKPYQCSECGKAFNNNAKLIQHRRIHTGEKPYECNECGKAFSVKGKLIQHQRIHTGEKPYVCNECGKAFRCNSQLRQHLRIHTGEKPYECNECGKAFNVNAKLMQHRRIHTGEKPFECKECGKCFTSKRNLLDHHRIHSGEKPYQCKECGKAFSINAKLTRHQRIHTGEKPFKCMECEKAFSCSSDYIVHQRIHTGEKPFQCKECGKAFHVNAHLIRHQRSHTGEKPFRCVECGKGFSFSSDCIIHQTVHTWKKHYVCNMCGKAFRFSFQLSQHQSVHSEGKC; this is encoded by the coding sequence taGATATGGATATCCAAACTGGCAATAATTTGACAAAGGAAATGTGTGAAGAAAAAGATAGTACATCATTTGAACTTCAGAGGGACTTTTCTAAGGAAGCAGACTTTTCAGAAACCTCTATGCTAGAGCAACAACAGGAAGTGTACTCAGCAGGATGTATGAAGAACGAAAACAGCATTGCCACTGGTAAGACAGTGAAAGATGAGATAAGACCCATGGAGGAGTGTTTTGTTAGTCAGAGTCAAAACTTGTTTCAGTATCATACTATCTCCACTGAAGAGCAACACCTTCATTGTACACAACTGGAAAAAGCCTTGTGCTTTGACACCAAGATTATTAAACATGAAATAATTGACACTGGGGAAGGTCCTCTGAAATGTGAAGAATTAGTGGAAACCTTTAGATGTGACTCTCAGCTTAATCAGCATCTAGAAAGCTACTCTAGGGAGAAACCCTATCGATGTATGGAGTGTGGCAAAGCCTTCAGTGTTAATGCAAAATTAATTTGGCATCAAAGACTTCATAGTGGAGAGAAACCCTTCAAATGTGTCGAGTGTGGCAAGTGTTTCAGCTACAGTTCCCACTATATCACACATCAGACAATCCACagtggggagaagccctatcagtgtaatgtgtgtgggaaagccttcagcgTTAATGGGAGTCTGAGTAGGCACCAGAGGATCCATACAggagagaagccctatcagtGCCAGGAGTGCGGAAATGGCTTCAGCTGTAGTTCTGCATACATTACACATCAGAGGGTCCACACTGGGGAGAAACCTTACCAGTGTAATGACTGTGGAAAAGCTTTCAATGTTAATGCAAAATTAATTCAGCATCAGAGAATCCATACTGGAGAAAAACCATATGAGTGCAGTGAGTGTGGGAAAGGCTTCAGGTGCAGCTCCCAGCTTAGGCAGCATCAGAGTATCcatactggagagaagccctatcagtgtagtgagtgtggaaaagccttcaatAATAATGCAAAACTCATTCAGCATCGAAGAATCCACACAGGTGAGAAACCCTATGAGTGCaatgaatgtggaaaagcctttagtGTCAAAGGGAAGTTAATCCAGCACCAGAGAATCCACACAGGGGAGAAACCTTATGTGTGTAatgagtgtgggaaagcctttaggTGTAACTCCCAGCTTCGGCAGCATCTGAGAatccacactggggagaagccctatgagTGTAACgagtgtgggaaggccttcaATGTTAATGCAAAATTAATGCAGCATCGGAGAATTCACACAGGGGAGAAGCCCTTTGAATGTAAGGAGTGTGGCAAATGTTTTACTTCTAAAAGAAACTTACTTGATCATCACCGAATCCATTCTGGAGAAAAGCCTTACcaatgtaaggaatgtgggaaagccttcagcaTCAATGCTAAGTTAACTAGGCATCAGCGAATCCATACTGGGGAAAAGCCTTTCAAGTGTATGGAATGTGAGAAAGCATTCAGCTGTAGTTCTGACTATATTGTGCACCAGAGAatccatactggagagaaaccctttcaatgtaaggagtgtgggaaagccttccaTGTGAATGCCCACTTAATTCGGCATCAGAGAAGCCACACTGGGGAGAAACCTTTCCGATGTGTGGAGTGTGGCAAAGGCTTCAGTTTTAGTTCTGACTGTATTATACACCAGACTGTCCACACTTGGAAGAAACACTATGTGTGTAATATGTGTGGAAAAGCATTCAGGTTTAGCTTCCAACTTAGTCAGCATCAGAGTGTCCATAGTGAAGGAAAATGCTAA